The DNA sequence ACCCCAAACGGGTTGTCCTCATCCACCAGCGCGTACGGTATTCCGTAATACCCGTCGTAGTCTCCATCCTCTGCGCGCACTCCTCTTATCTGCCCCTTGGGAGTGCTCACCAGAGGACTCTCTCTGCTCACTGCTGACCCAGCAACGCATTTGATGATCAGCAGAACTAACACCAGACTCTTCATTTTGGCCGAGAGTTGTATCTTGAAACCTCTTTATTTGAACACTGCTAATCCCGATGCGATTTGACGAACTGAATAGATTTCGATTCGTTGAGTCTTATATAAGTATTGTCCCTTGATAACACCGTCATCATTTCACCATGTAACTGACTTACATGATTCTAATTTTGCTGACCATTttgataaattgataatttgtttCATAGATTATCAGTGAGATTGTTAGGCAATAATTCAGTAGCACCGGGATTTGGTAGCAGACAAGTGTAGCTTACACTGGTTTTTAATTCGGATTACTATAGTCCATATTTTTAGGTACATTTAAGAAGGATTAAGTAAGTAGGGAAACTTATGATTTAAGTGTaacatttgatttggtaatATTATTGTTGCGTTTGTTTCTAGTcacgttttatttgtaaacggACGTTTAAGACAAAATACCTTTAAGTTCGTTAACATTTGGAATTTAGGTTTCTGCTACATAAAAGGTACGAAAAATGTGTGAATTTAATGAGAATCTTCGTTGTTATATAAAATATGCTTTACAAAGATCGGGGCCAGATGCGAACCTTGAAAAACCCTATAGGGATCACTTCTGCATTCGACTATcaagaaagatttttttgtaaatgaaattcTTCTAAACGAGAAAAGTCATTATGAGATCGAAGTTAATTGATCTTTTCTAATGATTAGAAGCTTTATCGTCGATTTTTAAAGGGTAGAACTCTAATGATTTCAACCCACACAGAGTGCGGAAGGAGCtggtggctaagctataaccgcataagtgaaacgatcacaggttaagctatgcttgacgtggttggtccgtagatgggtgaccatatttgtcataacgagttcttccgtgtttcggacggcactttaaattgtaggtcccggctattatttctacatctttaacagtcgttacaggtagtcagaatcttgaaaagtctgacaaccagtctaaccaaggggtaccatgtttcccaggtaactgggttgaggaggtcagatagacagtcgctccttgtaaaacactggtttgtagctgaaaccggttagactggaagctgaccccaacatagatgggaaaaggctaggccgatgatgatgacagaGGGCGTAAGAATATTCGTCAACCAAAAGCGCTCCGGACTCCTTGCAATGCCTACTCGCGACCATTCTCTCACTCTATTTCGCTTATCTGGTCCGAGTACATTAAACAACGGATTTATTAACTGATAAGAAACATGTTTTGACCTGTTACAACTTGTCTACTATAATGATTCATcaacattatttatgattatcATTGAaagttatcgtaatatttattttcgttattccGTGTATCTCTTTGCTTGACATCGCACTTTGCGCCTAGAAACAGTCGATCTTAACTCATGGACCAAAGGGTGCACGTCTCATAtcattatcaattaattaataacaaggAAACAACGTGATAGGTTTAATACTGTGTTTaatcattcataattattaatatcattgatTAAAGTGAAAGAGGTAGATCCCCCTATTGCCTCTTACTAGTGACCTCCCTCAACAAATTGTCTGTATTCGCCTGATCCATAACCCCTGACTTTATCTCCATGGAGTTCATAATATAGATCCCAGAAAGCCATTCTATCGCTGAACACGCGACTCTCAGCTCTAATAGGATTGCCTATGTTCATATATGGTCGCTGGACTTCATCGACCGGTCTCCACTCGGGGATCGAATCAGTTGGCTGTGGTGTTGGGTTCCTGTAACGAAAAGATTAATTTACATTCCATTATCATCAATATTATCATCATAGcctttcccaaatatgttggtgtcggcttccagtctaatcagATGCAgcttaagtaccagtgttttacaaggagcgactgcctatctgacctcctcaacccagttacctgggcaacacgatagtcAAACTGGTTGGACAATCCGTAACAACATGCGCTTTGCACCGAAATTAATCAATTGTATTATCGCAGCCATAATAATATCGATTAATTTTAGGATTCAAAATACAATTGGAtaactcataattatttattttcattttgcgaaactgataaattaaactgccttaatatataataattatatcttgTAACCTAAAATACATCAAACTATTGAAATGACAGACTCCTATTTAAATACTCTTTATTTCTGTCTCTCGAAAATTATTATCTGATAAAATAAAAGGCGATATGAGTTAAACAAAGCTTCCTGATTTTTACTATCGACCGGAAAAGccgctataaataaataaataataaataaataaatgcggacaacatcacatacattgttctgaacccaaagtaagttgctaaagcacttgtgttatggaattcagatacaacgaaggtaccacaaacacccagacccgagacaatgtagaaatgacaatttttacatttacccgaccggggatcgaacccgggacctcagagctagtgacaccttgaaaccggtgcgtacgccactcgactacgGAGGTCGTCATCCATCCTAATAAAACAGGTCAGGAAAGTACTCCTTCTATAACTGGTAAGCTACTTGGCAAATTCCTCTCATACCAAAGTCTCGAGCATTCACactatttaatcaaataacttGTTCAGTGTCCTAATGTTTTCTTACTCACCCGTATTTAGCGAAGTCAGTCCACATTTTCGTCATCGCATCAATGACTCTCTGATCAGTTTCAGTTACTGGCATACCAGCAAACTCTGGTGGGTCGAATACATATCCCAAATCGTCCGCGTGGCAAGCGCCTGATGCAGTTAGGCCGAATAATACTTTAACAAAGTTCCTTTCACCTTCGTAAGAAAACAGATATTTGTATACACTATTAGCTTCAGCATTGAGATATTTATCCACAGTCCTCTCAGCAGAATGTACAAAAGAAACATCTGACGCGTAATCTAATATAGCGTCTTGTAAGCTTTCGTTCGGTTGTTCATCTCCGATGTAAAATTGTCTGACGATGTCTACGTCATGGGCTTCATGAAACTCATACATTAATTCGCGATTGAATGAGTACGTtctataaaaatgcaaattgtcAGCATTCGGGTACATGAACATAACCTCTTTGTTTGCTGTGCCAATCATTATGTCCATGCCTTTGACTTTCGGTTGCAAGTTCACAGGATAGTCAGTGAGGATTCCACTGTCTGAATCACGTTCAACGCAAGGCATAGCCACAGGGTAACCTTCTTCGTCAGCCAAGTAGTGCAAGCGGTTAGCTGCCTCTACAGCTTCTACTGGATCCACTCTACTTAGGAATTCTATTGCTTCTATGACATCATCTCCACTAAACCCAAGCTCTATAGCTATGTCTATAGGCATGTAGTCATTCTCCTCAGCAAGAGTCCATGTGGTCATAGCCGTACCGCTCATGAGAATAGCTCTTTGAGCCAAGTTCTCAGTAGCATGTAAATGATAGTCTAGACTCATCGCTCCAGCTGACATTCCAAAAATAGTCACCTTATCAGCATCGCCACCGAAAGCTGCGATATTATCTTTCACCCATTGGAAAGCTAGAACCTGATCTTTAAGCCCAGCATTTTTAAATCCAGGTCTGCTTGAACATAAGAACCCATGCAAACCTAATCGGTAATTTATACTGACTATAATAACGTCTTGTTTAAGTAAGAATCTTGGTGATAATTCTGATTTGTGCCCAACGAGGAATGCTCCGCCGTGTATAAAAACCATAACTGCCTTTGGTTCATTACTTTGGGGTGAGTTTGGTACATATACGTTGAGCTGCAGGCATTGGATGACGCCGGTGACGGGACTGTTGGATGCTTGGATGCAGTGGACGCCATCGGTATCGGCATCAAATATATCTTCGAAATCAGGGTACGGGGTCGAAGGCTGGAAAATTAGAGTTTGATTAGAAGATGTTGCTTTTGcacaaataagttttgtttaaactaaTCTCACCCCAAACGGGTTATCCTCATCCACCAGCGCGTACGGTATTCCGTAATACCCGTCGTAGTCTCCATCCTCTGCGCGCACTCCTCTTATCTGCCCCTTAGGAGTGCTCACCAGAGGACCCTCTCTACTCACTGCTGACCCAGCAACATATTTGATTATCAGCAGAACTAACATCAGAGACTTCATTTTGGATGTGAACTGCTTGTGCCTCGACACCGGCGATCCCGTTAGCACAGAGAGCCCGACTGATGCTTATTTCAATTTGTGTGTCTTCTTAAGAGGCTATCAATGTAATTAAGGAAGTAACAATAgatttcattgtaatttatCTTGTGTTGCAAATGTTTTTTGACGATAATAATATGAGTAACACTGTTACACCATATTAtgcaaattaaacaaaaagcgTTGGACATCAGTCGTTTATCGGTTTATTCCCACTAGTTCCATGGTCCAGTTCCGTGACGGAACTACTGGGAAGCTTTTTTCCCTCTAGTTCCGCGGAACTACTGACACACATATTTTTGTCCCATTAGTTccgttaataaataagtatcgaTAACAAGTACAGTCacacacataaattattaataatataatattcaataactttcaCAACACGCCACTTAGCCTTAAACTAGGCAGATTTGTACTTTTTGTAATACACCTCCGTAAGTATgggtatttttgtttctttttatgaattatttgaaattgacAAAGTCACTTTCCTACTGTAATAGATTATTGATTTTCCTCTACTTCTTATATTTCCTCTATTCTTTTCGGTAAATATTGGGAAAAGAATATTCGATGATGTATGAACCAATACCCGGACCTAGCACTAGCAGTGTCGACATAGTGGCACGCGGCCGTGGTCGTGTTCGTATAGAAGATGGGTTTGAGTACTATTGTCATTCACGATACCGCAATGGCCAAATATTCTGGAGGTGCGCtcagcataaaaaaaaaatgttctgggACAGCAACTACCACCGCTGGAAACGATGTCATCAAGCGTAGTCCTCATAAGGAAAATTGTAGTCCAGACTACAACAAGGCTACGATGACTCTCGTAATGAAAAATTGTGTAGATGAAGCTGCGTTGAATGAAGATACCGTGCCTGCGACATATAAAAAGACTGTTGcggctttaaaaaatactggtaTAGATCTTATAAGAGAAATACccacttttaataaaataaaatcgtcaATGTACAGacgaagaaataaaataaatatggtgAGCAAGATGTGTTTTAAGCAAGCGTCAGAAGTGGAGGTTCCAGCGcctttcaagatttttttattggctGATTATAACGACTCAGACGATGGCCTAAGAATTTTAGTGTTTTGCTCAACTGAAGCAAAACATCTCTTCAAAAGTGTAGCAAGTTATTTTAGCGACGGAACTTTTAAAAGTTGTCCGAAGCCTTTTAAACAACTATATTCTATACACGGGGATTTAGGAAGCACCGAGGCCACGACTAATATTGTTCCTTTAGTATATGCACtgttaaacaaaaaagcatACACAACTTTGTTTATGCTAATGAGATCACAACTCCATTGGCaaccaaaataaattaccaCTGATTTTGAAGAAGCGGCAATTCAGGCATATCACGAAACTTTTCCGGAAGCAGAACATAGTGGCTGCTAtgttcattttaaaaaaaaaaaatttcgtaaggcaaaactattgaaaattacaaataaacatcaGAAGAGGATTGTCGCATTATGTTGTGCATTGTGTTTTCTTCCCGAGAGAAACATTTCAGATGGATTTGCATTATAGAATCTGAATGTTCTATATTCGACAATGAGGAcaacattcaaaatttcatGGAGTATATGAAGCGTTTCTGGATGAAACCAAAGTTAATCAAGTCTTGGTGTATTTTTGGTGACgaacataaaactacaaatcaGCTAGAAGGTTGGCATCATGCTATAAACTCTACGTTTAAAAGTAAACCGCCAACGatcggtttatttttaaagaagatCACTGTTGATGCAAATTTCTTTTCTGTTCGTGGCATACAAAACGCTTACAACATGAAGCCACAAACAAAACGGAAGAAAGCGAGCATTCAGAACGATACCATCATTCAGCTATACCAAAATCAACTTGTAAATAACGAtataaatattcctttatttttagaaaaactccgcaaatatttcttattcatttatttacaggctaaataaaaagctaaattacattcaaaaccTAGATTTAGTTTGATTTTCATTCAGTCACTGTTGTTATTTTTGATAAccttatattgtttttgtaataaaaagagGCAGTGCGCTGTGCTGAGCAGCTTGTTCCGTCGTTCCTTCTCGTCAGCTAGTGCACTTTGTAAAGTTTGAAAAATGTTACTtgtctgttttaaataattgattttgatttttttacaaaactgtaCTTTCGTATTACGGAACTAATGggacaaaaatatgtatgtgtgtcaGTAGTTCCGCGGAACTAGTGGGAAAAAAACTTCACAGTAGTTCCGTCACGGAACTGGACCACGGAGCTAGTGGGAATAAACCCGTTTATCTAAATATATCATTTATTCAGACGAGCTTTTATTTGGTCCACTTTTCTCGTTGTCTGTCAGTCTATAGTCAAATCTTGCTAGTTTGATCTACTTCTCGGTTTCCTATTGAGCTGAAATGACAGTGCTGATGTGACGACGAAACTCTCAGGTAGCCGTAAAAGTGTATGAAGGattacaacgcattgccatacaacggaacaaaaacgcggatgacgtggcacggcagttcaggtttagtcagtaagagtctgacactacacatTTCCtaccccgagggagtgggtgtccatgaggattatTCCCCccccttaccaaaaaaaagagGTTGGCCATAATAACTCAAATACTTTCGGTGCATAAAATCGTCAAAATTATTCCGTACCGTATATCACCCAATCTTCAGCCCACCTCAATCCACAGCtgtgctgggcataggcctcttccaTGGCACGCCACTGAGCTCGGTCTCCGGCTTTCCTCCTCAAATACCTGCCTGCTGACTTACGAATCTTTGCCCCCTCCTGGCAGCAGGGCACCCTGCACTACATTAATATGAATGCATAGATTATCTGATTGTATCCGATTGCATGTAAGGAAGAAGTGTAATGTTTAGAATCTATGACCAACaagtacttaatataataatttatagtgaactagcttttcgcccgcgtaaaggtcggttatatcgtgtTTCCAAGAGAACACTTCAAAAGtgcgggataaaaactatcctatgttctttctcaaggtcaactctatctctgtaccaaatttcattaaaatcggttcagtggtttagacttgaaagcgtaacagacagacagaaagagttactttcgcatttataatattagtaaggatctTACTGGCAGTCTTAGTACATTAAAGATTGGTTCGACCATGATTATGAAATCTCTGTTCTCAACTTAAACCAGCctaggtattttttaaattgctgtGTGATTATTTTTCGGTCTATATATCATTAACCAAGTGTCGGGTAAGTTATATTTGAAGGGAATTCGTATATTTGGTTAACCgattgttttattaacattatcaTCAGCCCGTCTCAGTCCTCTGCTAGACATAGGCCGCTCCCATGGCGCGCCACTTAGCTCAATCTTCAATTCTCCTTCTCCAATCCTTGCCCGCTGTCATACGAATCGTATTGGTTGACTAAGACCCAATCGGATTTCCTGCCTTTGCCTTTGCTAACACAAGTTTTTATTGGGACCAGTGCAACCAtttatattcattatattaatttgatacaACTTAACATAACAGACTTTTGGTGGTTTTCGGCtccatacataaaaatgaacttttagTTTAGAAAATCCAGTTAAGTAATTCTAATTGACCATTGAACCAACTCAGAGACCCTCGTTTTGTCACACTTTTCCCTTAAGATTTATTatataactaacaaaaaaacgtaaaaatatctgttttatttaatcgtCTACATCAATAAAGTTACACATAAAGTGATTATGGATAAAAATGCTACAGGTATAACACTAGTGCTACCATTGTTCCCATCGTCGTTTTCTTCATTTCCATCTTCTTCATTACCCCCCTCCTCATTGCCACCTTCCTCATTGTCTTCAATAGCTTCGTAACCCCTGACTTTATCTCCATGCAATTTATAATACAGATCCCAGAAAGCAATTCTCTTGTTAAACGCACGACTCTCAAGCGAAATAGAATTGTCAATGTTCAAATATGGCCGCTGTTTCTTGTCTACGGGCTTCCACTCTGGAATCAATTCTGTTGACTCTGGTGTCGGGTTTCTGAAACATAAGATTTTAAGCAGTGAAGATCGTTTCAAactttgcatttatattgtaaatggggCGTTTAAACCTTGTATCGTGGGGATTTTCATGAACACtgaaatcacatgcacaaagtcacaCAAAAAACTACTTCGACGTGGGGGTCGAACCCACACAGTTGGTTTAGAATGGTTACCTCAACCGCTCGCTGATAAATGCAGTAAAATTTTTGCATCATGATGGTAAAAATGTCGAACGATCAATTACTTCTAACTccttttgtaaaaatgtttgtgcaaaataaattatcgcTTTCTTTATTATAGGTTAAAAATCTCAAACCAAATCCACTCACCCGTATTTAGCGAAGTCTGTCCACATTTTCGTCATCGCATCAATGATTCTCTGATCAGCTTCAGTTCTGGGCACATTCGCTATGAGTGGCACATCAAATAAGTATCCCAAGTCGTCCGCATGACAAGCGCCTTCCGCAGTCAGACCAAGCATTATCTTAAGAATGTTCCTATCACCAACGTATGAAAACAGgtatttgtaaacattgttaGCTTCAGAATCGAGATACTTAGTAACGCTACGCTCAGCTGGGTGAACAAAAGCTCTATCTGAACCGTAGTCTATAATCTCGTCTTGTAAATTTTCATTTGGTGCTTCATCTCCAATGTAAAATTGTCTGACGGTATTTACGCCGTGAGGTTCGTCAAACTCGAAAAGTAATTCGAAATCAAATGAGTAATCTCTATAGAACTGTACATCGTCAGCGTTTGGGTACATGAACATCATCTCTTTGCTTGCGTAACCAATCATGATGTCCATTCCTTTAACTTTTGGTTGCATGTTAACAGGATAATTTGTAAGAAAAGCATTTTCTGATTCTGTTTCTACACAAGGCAGAGTTTTAGGGTAACCCCGACCATCAGACACATAGTCCAAACGATCAGCTGCTGTTACAGCTTCATCCGCATTGACAGTGCTAAGAAATTCTATAGCTCCTTTTACATCGTTACCAGTGTAGTCAAAATGCTTCGCTAAACTTATAGGCATTTCATCATTAACTTCAAAATTTAACCAAGACATCAAAGCAGTACCGCTCATGAGGATAGCTCTGTTGATTAATCCTTCACTAGTTAGCAAATGAAGATCAACGCTGGTCCCCCCCGCTGACATTCCAAACGCAGTTATCTTATCAGGGTCTCCACCAAAACTTTCAATATTCTCTTTGATCCATTTTAGAGCAAGCACCTGATCTTTGAGTCCAACGTTTTTGTATTCAGGTTCGCTTGTGCACAGGAAACCGTATAAACCGAGTCTATAGTTAATTGAAACAAGGATGACGTCATGTTTAACTAAGAATTGTGGTGTTGCTTCAGCTTTGCTTCCTACGACGAATGCCCCGCCGTGGATGTAGACCATTACTGGTAATAGTGCGGTGGATTGCGGGTTGTTTGGCACGAAGACATCGAGCTGGAGACATTGGATGATGCCTGTAGCGGGACTGTTGGATGCCTGGATACATTCAACTCCACCGATCACAGCATCGAATGTGCCCTCGAAGTCCGGATGTGGGGTTGAAggctgaaattaaatattaatttatgaaagaatgttataaaaaccCTAGTACacctatattataaatgctgtgtgtacctataataggcaCGTATGCGAGAAACCATGTTATTCACTTTTTGATTTGGTTAAAAATGTATATGCTGTTGGTAtaactaacaaataaataaaccataaacTTTATAGATGCGAGAGTGTGTTCTTATGGTACTACTTCAAGTGCAAACAGTTGGacagattttaatgatattttggTATGATGGAAGCTGATACCTTTTACAATACTGCGTTAATGAGGATGACGTTTTTGTTactataattgaaatatttcagggcaaattaaattatctcaTCACAATTGATTGAAAcagtaattatgtttttgtattggGTGCTGGCTCTTGCCAGCGGTTTCGTctgctacaaattgaaaataacccGACGGGCACGAAAAGtagggataaaaactatactatgtTAATTCAGTTTATAAATTATCTGAGTATCGAATGTCGTCCATATTCGTCCAGTGATTTTTCCGTGAAATACCAAACGAACATCCatctaaataaacttttatgtgTATAATATCAACAGGGTTAAGAAACTTCCTCTTTGTACCTCCTGATAGAAAGAACTTATAAAAAAGCCAAAGCCTAATACCAAAGTAATTCACGAAACATTAACCTGGACAGATGTACCGTGTAAGAATTGATCACTTAGCCTGAACTTACCCCAAAAGGGTCTTCTTCATCCACAAGCGCGTACGGTATCCCCAAGTACGAGTCGTAGTCTCCATCCTCTGCGCGCACTCCTCTTATCTGCCCCTTGGGAGTGCTCACCAGAGGACCCTCTCTGCTCACTGCTGACCCAGCAACACATTTGATGATCAGCAGAACTACCACCAGACTCTTCATCTTAGATTCCCCgttttgcaaaatatatttattgtgaaCACAAGCTGACGCTAGGATTTCACATAtcaaagtgataaaaaataatttttttattaatcat is a window from the Trichoplusia ni isolate ovarian cell line Hi5 chromosome 3, tn1, whole genome shotgun sequence genome containing:
- the LOC113508852 gene encoding esterase FE4-like, whose product is MKSLMLVLLIIKYVAGSAVSREGPLVSTPKGQIRGVRAEDGDYDGYYGIPYALVDEDNPFGPSTPYPDFEDIFDADTDGVHCIQASNSPVTGVIQCLQLNVYVPNSPQSNEPKAVMVFIHGGAFLVGHKSELSPRFLLKQDVIIVSINYRLGLHGFLCSSRPGFKNAGLKDQVLAFQWVKDNIAAFGGDADKVTIFGMSAGAMSLDYHLHATENLAQRAILMSGTAMTTWTLAEENDYMPIDIAIELGFSGDDVIEAIEFLSRVDPVEAVEAANRLHYLADEEGYPVAMPCVERDSDSGILTDYPVNLQPKVKGMDIMIGTANKEVMFMYPNADNLHFYRTYSFNRELMYEFHEAHDVDIVRQFYIGDEQPNESLQDAILDYASDVSFVHSAERTVDKYLNAEANSVYKYLFSYEGERNFVKVLFGLTASGACHADDLGYVFDPPEFAGMPVTETDQRVIDAMTKMWTDFAKYGNPTPQPTDSIPEWRPVDEVQRPYMNIGNPIRAESRVFSDRMAFWDLYYELHGDKVRGYGSGEYRQFVEGGH
- the LOC113508850 gene encoding venom carboxylesterase-6-like codes for the protein MKSLVVVLLIIKCVAGSAVSREGPLVSTPKGQIRGVRAEDGDYDSYLGIPYALVDEEDPFGPSTPHPDFEGTFDAVIGGVECIQASNSPATGIIQCLQLDVFVPNNPQSTALLPVMVYIHGGAFVVGSKAEATPQFLVKHDVILVSINYRLGLYGFLCTSEPEYKNVGLKDQVLALKWIKENIESFGGDPDKITAFGMSAGGTSVDLHLLTSEGLINRAILMSGTALMSWLNFEVNDEMPISLAKHFDYTGNDVKGAIEFLSTVNADEAVTAADRLDYVSDGRGYPKTLPCVETESENAFLTNYPVNMQPKVKGMDIMIGYASKEMMFMYPNADDVQFYRDYSFDFELLFEFDEPHGVNTVRQFYIGDEAPNENLQDEIIDYGSDRAFVHPAERSVTKYLDSEANNVYKYLFSYVGDRNILKIMLGLTAEGACHADDLGYLFDVPLIANVPRTEADQRIIDAMTKMWTDFAKYGNPTPESTELIPEWKPVDKKQRPYLNIDNSISLESRAFNKRIAFWDLYYKLHGDKVRGYEAIEDNEEGGNEEGGNEEDGNEENDDGNNGSTSVIPVAFLSIITLCVTLLM